One genomic segment of Primulina tabacum isolate GXHZ01 chromosome 9, ASM2559414v2, whole genome shotgun sequence includes these proteins:
- the LOC142555378 gene encoding LOW QUALITY PROTEIN: U-box domain-containing protein 11-like (The sequence of the model RefSeq protein was modified relative to this genomic sequence to represent the inferred CDS: deleted 1 base in 1 codon), whose protein sequence is MADGDAAAANAGAITTPLRLVRDIVRISAAGFSGFFKKDCSDLARRVSLLAHFLEEIGDSNEKVEENAELGFSDLTVALQAARSLVSAANNFDNSLISSDGAMKKISFQFQCVTWTLGKGLANLPYGAFDISEEVYEQVELVKAQLRRATERYGGPLNSNLLCRALSHPLDKSIDPFQSSNWLTRSLHIENIGIITHEVDVNMEGPIEGNLESHNLDDVYEKESLRTLLTSSEVNILNDSSSRTVKRSTCKSVEENKKPDSHVFPEDFLCPISLELMRDPVIVATGQTYERSYIQRWIDCGNTTCPKTQQKLQHHTLTPNYVLRSLISQWCLKHNIEQPTGLINGKIRKSDGSLRDVTGDFAAVEALVRKLSSRSIEKRRAAVAEIRSLSKRSTDNRILLAEAGAIPILVSMLTSEDSEIQENAVTSVLNLSIFDNNKGLIMLANAIPSIVLVLRAGSMEAKENAAATLFSLSLADENKIIIGASGAIQALVDLLQNGSSRGKKDAATALFNLCIYQGNKGRAVRAGIISGLLKMLTDSSSLMVDESLTILSVLANHHEAKLAIVKASTIPILIDLLRSGLPRNKENAAAILLSLCKRDSENLSCLSRLGAVLPLSELAKNGTERAKRKAASLLEHLRKSQQL, encoded by the exons ATGGCCGACGGGGACGCCGCGGCGGCAAATGCCGGAGCCATCACCACGCCCCTCCGCCTAGTGCGGGACATCGTTCGGATCTCAGCTGCTGGTTTTTCCGGGTTTTTTAAGAAAGACTGTTCCGACCTGGCTCGAAGAGTCTCACTGTTGGcccattttcttgaagaaatcggGGATTCTAACGAGAAAGTTGAAGAGAATGCTGAATTGGGCTTCTCTGATCTGACCGTTGCCCTTCAGGCTGCGAGAAGTCTCGTTTCTGCTGCTAACAACTTTGACAATTCCTTGATTTCTTCG GATGGAGCAATGAAGAAAATCTCCTTTCAATTTCAATGTGTGACATGGACATTAGGGAAAGGGCTGGCTAACTTACCATATGGTGCTTTTGACATATCGGAAGAAGTATACGAACAG GTTGAATTAGTGAAGGCACAGTTGAGACGAGCCACGGAAAGATATGGTGGACCTCTTAACTCGAACTTACTATGCAGGGCCTTGTCTCATCCACTGGACAAGAGTATCGATCCTTTCCAGTCAAGTAACTGGCTTACCAGAAGTCTACATATAGAAAATATTGGCATTATCACTCATGAAGTTGACGTGAACATGGAAGGTCCAATCGAAGGCAACTTGGAAAGCCACAATTTGGATGATGTTTACGAAAAAGAAAGTTTGAGGACCTTATTGACTTCATCAGAGGTTAATATCTTGAATGATTCGAGTAGTAGGACTGTCAAAAGGTCAACCTGCAAAAGTGTGGAGGAGAACAAGAAACCAGATTCTCATGTATTTCCTGAAGATTTCCTTTGCCCCATATCTCTTGAACTTATGAGAGATCCAGTAATTGTTGCAACCGGGCAG ACCTATGAGAGATCTTACATACAGAGATGGATCGACTGTGGCAACACTACGTGCCCGAAAACACAGCAGAAGCTCCAGCATCACACTCTAACTCCAAATTACGTTTTGAGAAGTCTGATATCCCAGTGGTGCTTGAAACACAATATAGAGCAGCCAACAGGACTAATAAATGGGAAAATAAGAAAGAGTGATGGATCTCTTCGTGATGTTACTGGTGACTTTGCAGCA GTTGAAGCACTTGTTCGTAAGCTCTCAAGCAGATCAATAGAGAAACGTAGAGCTGCGGTAGCTGAAATCCGATCGTTATCCAAAAGAAGCACGGACAACAGAATCTTGCTTGCAGAAGCTGGTGCAATTCCAATTCTTGTTAGTATGTTGACATCTGAGGATAGTGAAATTCAAGAAAATGCGGTTACTTCTGTGCTCAATCTTTCCATATTTGACAATAACAAAGGACTAATCATGCTTGCCAATGCGATTCCTTCTATTGTTCTAGTCCTCAGAGCTGGAAGTATGGAAGCAAAAGAGAATGCAGCAGCAACCCTCTTCAGTTTGTCGCTTGCCGATgaaaacaaaattattattgGTGCATCGGGGGCAATACAAGCTTTGGTGGATTTGCTTCAGAATGGAAGCTCTAGAGGGAAGAAAGATGCTGCAACAGCATTATTCAATCTGTGTATATATCAAGGAAACAAGGGAAGGGCTGTTAGAGCCGGGATTATCAGTGGTTTGTTAAAAATGCTCACAGATTCAAGCAGTTTAATGGTTGATGAATCTCTGacaattctttcagttctaGCCAACCATCATGAGGCAAAATTGGCCATCGTTAAAGCTAGCACCATACCCATCTTAATCGATCTTTTACGATCTGGTTTACCCCGTAACAAGGAAAATGCAGCTGCCATTTTACTTTCCTTGTGCAAAAGGGACAGTGAAAATCTCAGTTGTTTAAGCAGACTTGGTGCTGTATTACCGCTCTCAGAGCTTGCCAAAAATGGCACAGAAAGGGCTAAAAGGAAGGCCGCGTCATTGTTGGAGCACCTTCGTAAATCGCAACAGCTTTGA
- the LOC142555377 gene encoding heavy metal-associated isoprenylated plant protein 37 translates to MTKDEDFKLLKIQTCVLKVNIHCDGCKQKVKKLLQKIEGVYKVSLDAELQKVTVSGNVDSAVLIKKLVKVGKHAELWSQNGKHQNQIQKLSFIKQDSNKNKQGQQQNVFRNLESLKKKQKSPFVTKQEDGCLPDYDDEEEDEEMQVIKDKFNQLALLKKQAEAKNPGKKGNGNPSVIDQKTLNSTGQGKRVSDINTMMNLAGFHGNNGRGLQIQPNNVFQGNNPAGGFPVNGLSAGHNPSLMMMNMNGGYPSMNPLHQQQAQMMYNRSPFIPQSTGFYHGYGAVPYSFSEPGRYYHAADHSSTHMFSDENTSSCSIM, encoded by the exons ATGACTAAAGATGAAGACTTCAAGCTCCTCAAGATCCAG aCATGTGTTCTCAAAGTGAACATACATTGTGATGGGTGCAAGCAGAAAGTGAAGAAACTTCTTCAGAAAATCGAag GAGTTTATAAAGTAAGCTTAGATGCAGAGTTACAAAAAGTTACAGTCTCAGGAAATGTGGATTCCGCAGTCTTAATCAAGAAACTAGTGAAGGTTGGGAAGCATGCTGAGCTCTGGTCTCAAAATGGTAAGCACCAAAACCAGATACAAAAATTATCTTtcatcaaacaagattctaaTAAGAACAAACAAGGGCAGCAGCAAAATGTTTTTAGAAATCTTGAATCCCTGAAAAAGAAGCAGAAATCCCCCTTTGTGACAAAACAAGAAGATGGTTGTCTTCCTGATTacgatgatgaagaagaagacgaGGAAATGCAAGTTATCAAGGATAAGTTCAACCAACTGGCTTTGCTCAAGAAACAAGCCGAAGCAAAGAATCCTGGGAAGAAGGGAAATGGAAATCCCAGTGTGATTGATCAGAAAACACTGAACAGTACTGGACAAGGGAAGAGGGTAAGCGACATAAATACCATGATGAATCTTGCTGGCTTTCATGGAAACAACGGGAGGGGATTACAGATCCAACCAAACAATGTATTCCAGGGGAATAATCCTGCAGGAGGTTTCCCGGTGAACGGATTAAGCGCGGGACACAATCCTTCACTCATGATGATGAACATGAATGGCGGCTATCCTTCAATGAATCCCTTGCACCAGCAGCAAGCACAGATGATGTACAACAGGTCTCCATTCATCCCTCAAAGCACTGGCTTCTACCATGGTTACGGTGCGGTTCCCTACAGTTTCAGCGAGCCTGGCCGATATTACCACGCTGCTGATCATTCTTCTACTCACATGTTCAGTGATGAGAACACCAGTAGCTGTTCCATTATGTAA